The following are encoded in a window of Megalobrama amblycephala isolate DHTTF-2021 linkage group LG19, ASM1881202v1, whole genome shotgun sequence genomic DNA:
- the lg19h15orf39 gene encoding uncharacterized protein C15orf39 homolog: protein MHTGLHYAYDPRTMAHRGVPSKVYQNHPHLSKYTSMPPCSNVYYPQSHPEAYRTDPNVITGEHGQHHHMDQLYSPRSDLMSPSCSVASPHHPLLSKYPTYHPYGVHLNSNQAPMHEQPHPPLPVHQSERPLDFSIRRVQTPDSPRELYRQSGTSGAFHPTPAHYRRLSNTTTLEHSEMSETGFLVGSSKEFPMKSSEEVFKNRHHVSDPPDKDLLAKRHREKLEMDMASKKQKIDSTHELSDDEPQSPSSPPMPVINKVFSLAPYKVYFEATGMLTSLGDSKSPKPQPEATQLKQEPEIENCNLEPNSGEGDLRLKQEDQMSPANSDGPVEIPDTVKIKKEKLDPDDVAYQSEMKVSITEEMNHQAHDSVAKEEQRESDTSMSGSLPCHFVVKNDFEEESNPPFGEKFKSSATCKTENAVKDDVESISFPTLSSTPPVPPQSTKFSLTKIPPHCLKLSNFKIIIPALLKAPTATQPVEVPQSPVEDKPIMSSSKQARHEFMELHQSLCRLIYCCVTQTPCQELRDWLCQLDLQESGKAQKVSCLLGLKMREVWLKGEEMEVSLKKVVCQLQKYVESCECPFPHVMRAGAVFIPMLVVKEVLFPQVQGTFIDQVLQEHRLELRPTTLSEERQLTQLHRKAFSSKLRRLLSLKHLPDIYPDVLNLLYHANVCKFLGAETSLTFKRESTDSSDESTGLVNGSEGFYQESSRPLTPETTCVDKYCLKTKKKKGRVKSSSKRTFLDETSSSQEDEFTEEPARWSVVSSLERDEWEVSLVTCNDRGPHVEVKIEDGTQEEPENSSWARPLTSDELSSDSTDEETESTSSMSFQSGRSSSAGSARALSKGPSNMVLKLRKVFFNGGHGGKIPHYQVTDSSEAPEEFRHTDGNHYRKKKRKSSQHKRRRADREFSFSSYSQNHPYLSKKHGSKHRSRWVLRSAVQSAHLAMENRYPELVGKRIWHLYEENDKTEVWYRGVVLRIHEPHTNPLKTVFEVKYDSEPEWQYYLELLVDYKKGWLKVED from the exons ATGCACACTGGTCTTCACTATGCTTATGACCCAAGGACTATGGCACACCGTGGAGTTCCTTCAAAGGTATATCAGAACCATCCTCACTTATCTAAATACACGTCGATGCCTCCATGCTCCAATGTCTATTACCCTCAGAGTCACCCTGAGGCTTACCGCACCGATCCCAATGTTATTACAGGCGAGCACGGTCAACATCATCATATGGATCAGTTATATTCCCCTCGATCTGACCTGATGTCACCATCCTGCTCTGTTGCCTCCCCACACCATCCGTTACTCTCAAAATATCCTACTTATCATCCTTATGGGGTGCATTTAAATAGTAACCAAGCACCCATGCATGAGCAGCCACATCCCCCTCTCCCAGTGCATCAGTCAGAGCGACCACTTGATTTTTCTATACGAAGGGTTCAGACACCCGACTCCCCTCGGGAGCTTTATAGACAGTCTGGAACTTCTGGGGCTTTCCATCCTACTCCAGCCCACTACAGACGTCTCAGTAACACCACTACCCTTGAACACTCAGAGATGTCTGAAACTGGGTTTCTTGTTGGCAGCTCCAAAGAATTTCCCATGAAGTCCTCTGAAGAGGTATTTAAGAACAGGCATCATGTTTCAGATCCACCTGACAAAGATCTATTAGCTAAAAGGCACAGAGAGAAACTTGAAATGGACATGGCCAGTAAAAAGCAAAAGATTGACTCAACCCATGAGTTGTCAGATGATGAGCCTCAGTCACCGTCCTCCCCACCAATGCCAGttattaataaagtttttaGCTTGGCTCCATATAAAGTCTATTTCGAAGCTACAGGCATGTTGACTTCACTAGGAGATTCAAAAAGTCCAAAGCCACAGCCAGAGGCAACACAGCTTAAACAAGAGCCAGAAATTGAAAACTGTAATCTAGAACCAAATTCAGGTGAAGGTGACCTCAGGTTGAAACAAGAAGACCAAATGTCTCCAGCTAACAGTGATGGTCCAGTTGAAATACCAGATACTGTAaagatcaaaaaagaaaaactggaTCCAGATGACGTAGCTTATCAGTCGGAAATGAAAGTGAGCATTACTGAGGAGATGAATCATCAGGCACATGATTCTGTGGCCAAGGAAGAGCAAAGGGAGTCAGACACAAGTATGTCTGGCTCTCTTCCTTGTCATTTTGTAGTAAAAAATGACTTTGAAGAAGAAAGCAATCCACCCTTTGGAGAAAAGTTTAAATCTTCAGCCACATGCAAGACTGAGAATGCTGTGAAAGATGATGTGGAGTCCATTTCATTTCCTACATTGTCCTCAACACCTCCAGTGCCGCCTCAGTCGACTAAATTTTCTCTCACTAAAATTCCACCTCATTGCCTTAAATTGTCAAATTTTAAGATAATCATCCCTGCACTCCTAAAAGCTCCAACAGCAACACAACCTGTTGAGGTTCCTCAGTCTCCAGTGGAAGACAAGCCAATTATGAGCAGCAGCAAACAAGCCCGTCATGAGTTTATGGAGCTTCACCAGTCCCTCTGTAGACTCATATACTGCTGTGTTACTCAAACGCCATGTCAGGAGCTCAGGGACTGGTTATGCCAATTGGACCTTCAAGAGTCAGGCAAAGCTCAGAAAGTGTCTTGTCTCTTGGGGTTGAAAATGAGGGAAGTATGGCTGAAAGGTGAGGAAATGGAGGTGTCTCTTAAAAAGGTGGTCTGTCAGCTTCAAAAGTACGTCGAAAGCTGCGAATGTCCCTTTCCTCATGTCATGAGGGCTGGTGCGGTGTTCATTCCCATGTTGGTGGTCAAAGAGGTGCTGTTTCCTCAGGTCCAAGGCACATTCATAGACCAGGTCCTGCAAGAGCATCGGTTGGAGCTCAGGCCCACCACCCTCTCAGAGGAGAGGCAGCTGACTCAACTCCACAGAAAGGCTTTCTCTTCGAAACTCCGGAGACTTCTGTCCCTTAAACATCTGCCAGATATATACCCTGATGTCCTCAACCTTCTCTACCATGCCAACGTCTGCAAGTTCCTTG GAGCAGAAACCAGCTTAACCTTCAAGAGAGAGAGCACGGACAGCTCAGATGAATCGACCGGCCTTGTGAATGGCTCTGAGGGATTCTACCAGGAGTCCTCTAGACCGCTCACACCGGAAACCACATGTGTGGACAAATATTGCCTgaagacaaagaaaaagaaagggaGAGTAAAGAGTTCCTCCAAGAGGACATTTTTAGATGAGACCAGTTCATCACAAGAGGATGAGTTTACTGAGGAACCGGCGAGGTGGAGCGTCGTCAGTTCCTTAGAGAGAGATGAATGGGAAGTGTCTCTTGTGACTTGCAATGATAGGGGACCACATGTGGAGGTAAAGATTGAAGATGGAACCCAGGAAGAGCCTGAGAACTCCTCCTGGGCACGACCTTTGACCTCTGATGAACTCTCCTCCGATAGCACTGATGAAGAGACCGAAAGCACATCATCAATGTCCTTTCAGAGTGGCAGATCCAGCTCAGCAGGATCTGCTCGAGCCTTGTCCAAAGGGCCTTCCAACATGGTCCTCAAGCTGAGGAAGGTCTTCTTCAATGGGGGTCACGGGGGCAAAATCCCCCACTACCAGGTCACAGATTCTTCCGAGGCTCCAGAAGAGTTCAGACACACAGACGGTAaccattacagaaaaaaaaaacgcaaatCATCCCAGCACAAACGACGCCGTGCGGACAGGGAGTTTTCTTTCAGTTCGTACTCTCAAAACCATCCCTACCTCTCCAAAAAACACGGTTCCAAGCACCGGAGCAGATGGGTCCTGCGCTCTGCCGTGCAGTCTGCCCACCTGGCCATGGAGAACAGATATCCTGAGCTGGTGGGGAAGAGGATATGGCACTTGTATgaggaaaatgacaaaacagAAGTGTGGTACAGAGGAGTGGTGCTGCGCATCCATGAGCCACATACCAACCCACTGAAAACTGTGTTTGAGGTCAAGTATGATAGTGAGCCTGAGTGGCAATACTATCTTGAGCTGCTGGTAGACTACAAGAAAGGATGGTTGAAAGTTGAGGACTAA
- the ppcdc gene encoding phosphopantothenoylcysteine decarboxylase isoform X1, whose translation MQQDSDSDHKQLELQTNSTKFHVLVGLTGSVAALKAPLLVTQLLEIPGVDVRVVTTDHATHFFDISEVPVCVYRDKDEWEIWTKRSDPVLHIELRRWADLLVIAPLDANTLGKIASGICDNLLTCVVRAWDTSRPLLFCPAMNTAMWNHPITAQQVATLKGFGYVEIPCIAKKLVCGEEGKGAMAEVSTIVETIKQYIQTRPPE comes from the exons ATGCAGCAGGATTCTGATTCTGATCATAAACAACTAGAACTGCAAACAAATAGTACAAAATTTCATGTTCTGGTCGGTTTGACTGGCAGTGTAGCAGCACTCAAGGCGCCTTTGTTGGTAACACAACTACTTGAGATTCCAGGG GTTGATGTACGTGTGGTCACCACAGACCATGCAACTCATTTTTTCGATATCAGCGAAGTCCCTGTTTGTGTGTACAGAGATAAGGATGAGTGGGAG ATATGGACAAAACGCTCTGACCCTGTGCTACATATTGAACTTAGACGTTGGGCAGATCTTTTAGTGATTGCGCCACTGGATGCCAACACACTTGGCAAAATTGCCAGTGGAATATGTGACAACCTTTTG ACCTGTGTGGTGCGGGCCTGGGACACCAGCCGTCCTTTGCTCTTCTGTCCTGCAATGAACACAGCCATGTGGAATCACCCTATCACTGCACAGCAAGTGGCCACACTTAAAGGCTTTGGCTATGTTGAGATACCATGCATTGCCAAAAAACTTGTCTGTGGAGAAGAAG GTAAAGGTGCCATGGCAGAGGTTTCAACTATTGTTGAAACTATCAAACAGTACATCCAGACACGTCCTCCTGAATGA
- the ppcdc gene encoding phosphopantothenoylcysteine decarboxylase isoform X2, which produces MQQDSDSDHKQLELQTNSTKFHVLVGLTGSVAALKAPLLVTQLLEIPGVDVRVVTTDHATHFFDISEVPVCVYRDKDEWEIWTKRSDPVLHIELRRWADLLVIAPLDANTLGKIASGICDNLLTCVVRAWDTSRPLLFCPAMNTAMWNHPITAQQVATLKGFGYVEIPCIAKKLVCGEEGSSYIHR; this is translated from the exons ATGCAGCAGGATTCTGATTCTGATCATAAACAACTAGAACTGCAAACAAATAGTACAAAATTTCATGTTCTGGTCGGTTTGACTGGCAGTGTAGCAGCACTCAAGGCGCCTTTGTTGGTAACACAACTACTTGAGATTCCAGGG GTTGATGTACGTGTGGTCACCACAGACCATGCAACTCATTTTTTCGATATCAGCGAAGTCCCTGTTTGTGTGTACAGAGATAAGGATGAGTGGGAG ATATGGACAAAACGCTCTGACCCTGTGCTACATATTGAACTTAGACGTTGGGCAGATCTTTTAGTGATTGCGCCACTGGATGCCAACACACTTGGCAAAATTGCCAGTGGAATATGTGACAACCTTTTG ACCTGTGTGGTGCGGGCCTGGGACACCAGCCGTCCTTTGCTCTTCTGTCCTGCAATGAACACAGCCATGTGGAATCACCCTATCACTGCACAGCAAGTGGCCACACTTAAAGGCTTTGGCTATGTTGAGATACCATGCATTGCCAAAAAACTTGTCTGTGGAGAAGAAG GCTCGTCTTACATTCACAGGTAA